The following proteins are encoded in a genomic region of Streptomyces sp. NBC_01723:
- a CDS encoding DegT/DnrJ/EryC1/StrS family aminotransferase → MRGRLDRECVYVPSCRFGLYAALRHWCPPGGRVLMSPVNDDVIFFVVLAAGLRPVQAPLDPSDASIDVDAVPDDVWGSLSAVLTTNLYGNPDQAPRLRARCDALGIPLFEDAAHAIGSEVGGRPVGAWGDASVFSLSKHVGAKAGGILAVADPGLRETLAKACEDLLMPRRTRAEVAYAARPYAEAAVRGLGLRTAAWATLRLLGRMEREEIRMPLRPEELARAAASAPGLDAHDPWVRVDMHDYRLRGGRFRLGRIGRGLDRLDQVLADCRVGTELLLSTPWAGPAGWEGTRSRTPGRTQPLFRVPLLVADRDAAVRALARRGIIVGYLYDPPLDDYAGAAFTDPSPAPEGARWFARHALPVEPLRARAVIAALEESGVRPAKAPEGLIPSGG, encoded by the coding sequence ATGCGCGGCCGGCTCGACCGGGAATGCGTGTATGTACCGTCATGCCGATTCGGGCTGTACGCGGCACTGCGTCACTGGTGCCCGCCCGGCGGCCGGGTCCTGATGTCACCGGTCAACGACGATGTCATCTTCTTCGTCGTGCTCGCGGCCGGGCTGCGCCCCGTACAGGCGCCGCTGGACCCGTCGGACGCGTCCATCGACGTCGACGCCGTGCCCGACGACGTCTGGGGCTCGCTGTCCGCCGTACTGACGACCAACCTGTACGGCAACCCGGACCAGGCGCCCCGGTTGCGCGCCCGCTGCGACGCCCTGGGCATCCCGCTGTTCGAGGACGCGGCGCACGCCATCGGCAGCGAAGTGGGCGGCCGGCCGGTCGGCGCCTGGGGCGACGCCTCCGTCTTCAGCCTGTCCAAGCACGTCGGCGCCAAGGCCGGGGGCATCCTCGCGGTCGCCGACCCGGGGCTGCGGGAGACGCTGGCGAAGGCCTGCGAAGACCTGCTGATGCCGCGCCGTACGAGGGCCGAAGTCGCCTACGCCGCACGGCCGTACGCGGAGGCCGCCGTGCGCGGGCTGGGGCTGCGCACGGCCGCCTGGGCCACGCTGCGGCTGCTGGGGCGGATGGAGCGCGAGGAGATCCGGATGCCGCTGCGTCCGGAGGAGCTGGCCCGCGCCGCCGCCTCGGCACCCGGCCTCGACGCCCACGACCCCTGGGTCCGCGTCGACATGCACGACTACCGGCTGCGCGGCGGCCGGTTCCGGCTCGGCCGGATCGGGCGCGGGCTCGACCGGCTGGACCAGGTACTGGCGGACTGCCGGGTGGGGACGGAGCTGCTGCTGTCGACGCCCTGGGCGGGACCGGCCGGGTGGGAGGGAACGCGGAGCCGGACCCCCGGCAGGACACAGCCCCTGTTCCGCGTGCCGCTGCTCGTGGCCGACCGGGACGCGGCGGTCCGGGCGCTGGCCCGGCGCGGCATCATCGTCGGCTACCTCTACGACCCGCCGCTCGACGACTACGCGGGCGCCGCCTTCACCGACCCGTCGCCCGCGCCCGAGGGGGCACGCTGGTTCGCGCGGCACGCGCTGCCCGTCGAACCGCTGCGGGCCCGCGCCGTGATCGCGGCGCTCGAGGAGTCCGGCGTACGACCGGCCAAGGCACCGGAGGGGTTGATTCCGTCCGGTGGCTGA
- a CDS encoding lipopolysaccharide biosynthesis protein, giving the protein MAETRVHETAVEPADGGTALPESGHGGDSLFKNAYFLMLSTGVSAVLGLGFWLVAARYYSEEAVGQGSAAIAAMRLLASITATTMIGAVVRFVPRAGRATGPLVWRAYAASSVVVAVAAVVFLLTLDLWGASYAPLGTAAMGTLFVLACVAWALLTLQDGVLTGLRKAEWVPAGNAVFSVGKLILLALFAASLPVLGIFVSWAVAIAFSTLPLGWLIFRRLIPRQAEADRDVEPPKTREMGRFLAGDSLGALFSLAMINLLPVMVAVNFSAAQNGYFYVAYTVGGTMEFMAINMASSLTAHASHDPRRLADGIRGALRRMTVLLVPVVLFLVVFAPQILAPFDEDYAEHGSTVLRLLALGALPRIVVELYIGVLRVQGRTGVLAAVQGAMCVLVLGSAAMLFTPAGISGAGWAVLVSMTVVALGCAPGLRSALRGIEGAGRSGDPAATVDTGPLGPKPRPGASHGHGPARLNPTAGYGTTWARRAASEHGRSEDASGEDTVALFIGRPGYEREALEADTLAVIRRPRHPDPDAHVHDPDTHVHGPDAHVHAANADAPGPHDDDPGPIPERCLRPALWLLFAAATVVFWAASRGLPWLDGTSGTGAELTGRELLRGLPLPALVAGALLLVVFVAAVTLSVRPDPWLPGAALGSAVLALHAAPVALGREPEAVGGELYARAAGFLAEALGLDGPDPVLRWAPLVLQLLCLLPLWRLLTKAGNRLPWQGRWGVLYLAAVGSWLWRQELAPVAPPLLLLLVLAALLLSVRRPAESPHHTRPTEHTTNHTTNHTQHISDSSNHTSHTSHTSHTRPTDTFRD; this is encoded by the coding sequence GTGGCTGAGACCCGGGTGCACGAGACGGCCGTCGAGCCGGCGGACGGCGGCACCGCGCTGCCCGAGAGCGGGCACGGGGGCGACTCGCTCTTCAAGAACGCCTACTTCCTGATGCTCAGCACCGGCGTCTCGGCCGTGCTCGGCCTCGGCTTCTGGCTCGTGGCCGCCCGCTACTACTCGGAGGAGGCCGTCGGACAGGGCTCCGCCGCCATCGCCGCCATGCGGCTGCTCGCCAGCATCACGGCGACGACGATGATCGGCGCCGTGGTCCGCTTCGTGCCGCGCGCGGGCCGCGCCACCGGACCGCTGGTGTGGCGTGCGTACGCGGCGAGTTCGGTGGTCGTCGCCGTCGCCGCGGTGGTCTTCCTGCTCACTCTCGACCTGTGGGGTGCCTCGTACGCGCCGCTGGGCACCGCCGCGATGGGGACCCTGTTCGTCCTGGCGTGCGTGGCCTGGGCGCTGCTCACCCTCCAGGACGGTGTGCTGACCGGCTTGCGCAAGGCGGAGTGGGTGCCCGCGGGGAACGCGGTGTTCTCGGTCGGGAAGCTGATCCTGCTCGCCCTCTTCGCCGCCTCGCTGCCGGTGCTCGGCATCTTCGTGTCCTGGGCCGTGGCCATCGCCTTCTCCACCCTGCCGCTGGGCTGGCTGATCTTCCGCAGGCTGATCCCGCGCCAGGCCGAGGCCGACCGCGACGTGGAGCCGCCGAAGACCCGCGAGATGGGGCGCTTCCTGGCCGGGGACTCGCTGGGTGCGCTGTTCAGCCTGGCGATGATCAATCTGCTGCCGGTGATGGTCGCGGTCAACTTCAGCGCCGCGCAGAACGGCTACTTCTACGTGGCCTACACCGTCGGCGGCACGATGGAGTTCATGGCCATCAACATGGCCTCCTCGCTCACCGCGCACGCCTCGCACGACCCGCGCCGCCTCGCCGACGGCATCCGGGGAGCGCTGCGCCGCATGACGGTGCTGCTGGTGCCGGTGGTGCTCTTCCTGGTCGTCTTCGCCCCGCAGATCCTCGCGCCCTTCGACGAGGACTACGCCGAGCACGGCTCCACGGTGCTGCGGCTGCTCGCCCTCGGGGCGCTGCCGAGGATCGTGGTCGAGCTGTACATCGGCGTACTCCGCGTCCAGGGGCGCACCGGCGTGCTCGCCGCGGTGCAGGGCGCCATGTGCGTCCTCGTCCTGGGCAGCGCGGCGATGCTGTTCACGCCGGCCGGGATCTCCGGTGCCGGCTGGGCGGTGCTGGTGAGCATGACGGTGGTCGCCCTGGGCTGCGCACCCGGCCTGCGCTCCGCCCTGCGGGGCATCGAAGGGGCCGGTCGTTCCGGCGACCCGGCTGCCACGGTGGACACCGGCCCGCTCGGACCGAAGCCACGGCCCGGTGCCTCCCACGGCCACGGCCCGGCCCGGCTGAACCCCACCGCCGGGTACGGCACGACCTGGGCCCGGCGGGCGGCGTCCGAGCACGGACGGTCCGAGGACGCGTCCGGGGAGGACACCGTCGCCCTGTTCATAGGGCGCCCCGGGTACGAACGGGAGGCCCTGGAGGCGGACACCCTCGCCGTGATCCGCCGGCCACGCCACCCCGACCCGGACGCCCACGTCCACGACCCGGACACGCACGTCCACGGACCGGACGCCCACGTCCACGCCGCGAACGCCGACGCCCCCGGTCCCCACGACGACGACCCGGGCCCGATCCCCGAGCGCTGCCTCAGGCCCGCCCTGTGGCTGCTGTTCGCCGCCGCCACCGTCGTCTTCTGGGCGGCGTCGCGCGGACTGCCCTGGCTGGACGGCACGTCCGGGACCGGCGCCGAACTCACCGGCCGGGAGCTGCTGCGCGGGCTGCCCCTCCCGGCGCTGGTCGCGGGCGCCCTGCTGCTCGTGGTGTTCGTCGCGGCGGTGACCCTGTCCGTACGCCCCGACCCTTGGCTCCCCGGCGCCGCGCTGGGCTCCGCCGTACTCGCGCTGCACGCGGCGCCCGTCGCCCTCGGCCGGGAACCGGAGGCGGTGGGCGGGGAGTTGTACGCGAGGGCCGCCGGATTCCTCGCGGAGGCGCTGGGCCTCGACGGACCGGACCCGGTCCTGCGCTGGGCACCGCTCGTCCTCCAGTTGCTGTGCCTCCTGCCGCTGTGGAGGCTGCTCACGAAGGCGGGCAACCGGCTGCCCTGGCAGGGGCGCTGGGGTGTCCTCTATCTCGCCGCGGTCGGGAGCTGGCTCTGGCGGCAGGAACTCGCGCCGGTGGCGCCGCCGCTCCTCCTGCTGCTCGTCCTCGCCGCCCTGCTCCTGTCGGTGCGCCGCCCGGCCGAGTCTCCGCACCACACAAGACCCACCGAACACACCACCAATCACACCACCAATCACACCCAACACATCAGCGACAGCAGCAACCACACCAGCCACACCAGCCACACCAGCCACACCAGACCGACAGACACGTTCCGGGACTGA